One genomic region from Magallana gigas chromosome 3, xbMagGiga1.1, whole genome shotgun sequence encodes:
- the LOC105332016 gene encoding pescadillo homolog: MGRERRKKYEKGEATAFMSRNQAINKLQLTLADFRRLCILKGIYPHEPKHKKRVNKGSTVHKTYYLVKDINFLAHEPIINKFREFKHFVRRLKKAINKRNKDAEQRIRNNKPKYKLDHIVRERYPSFQDALGDLDDCLSMCFLFGTMPQGARVHMEYINHARKLTVEFMHYIIASKSLRKVFISIKGIYFQAEVMGQQLTWVVPHGLGYQHPDDVDYRVMQTFVEFYTTLLGFINFKLYHSINLHYPPKLELDAATPVDENEENMTEKERYQERLSALSQTLRSLDEGGGEEEVQLDEFPAVETDDPDRVEKAKVEAEKIKKLQNLFKGLKFFLNREVPRETLVFIIRSFGGEVSWHKSVAVGATYPESDESITHQIVDRPQTKNQYLSRYYVQPQWVFDCVNNTSLLPMESYFPGATLPPHLSPFVEEAEGDYVPPERQALINRQLGLQEDSGVEEDEEGSEDEEEDEEEEEEEESEEEEEEPEKGRGKRKRKHETEAATADQAKKLNMSVEAGAPENFNVEQKLQRQTMEERRLAEMMIPKKKKRLYDKIMFAKKKKNQETRKLKEKREAIETQKKSESKKKKKKQ, encoded by the exons ATGGGGAGAGAAAGGAGAAAAAAG TATGAGAAAGGTGAAGCTACAGCCTTTATGTCCAGAAATCAGGCCATCAACAAGCTTCAGCTGACTCTAGCAGACTTCAG acGTCTGTGTATTCTGAAAGGAATCTATCCACATGAGCCAAAGCACAAGAAAAGAGTTAACAAGGGAAGCACAGTTCACAAGACCTATTACCTAGTCAAAGACATCAACTTTTTGGCACATGAACCAATCATCAACAAGTTCAGAGAGTTCAAG cACTTTGTGAGACGCCTGAAAAAAGCTATCAATAAACGCAACAAAGATGCTGAGCAGAGAATCCGTAACAACAAACCCAAGTACAAGTTAGACCACATCGTCAGAGAGAG GTACCCCTCCTTCCAAGATGCCCTTGGGGATCTGGATGACTGTCTGTCCATGTGCTTCTTGTTTGGCACAATGCCACAGGGGGCACGAGTTCATATGGAGTACATCAATCATGCCAGGAAACTTACAG TGGAGTTTATGCATTACATTATAGCGTCAAAGTCTTTAAGAAAG GTGTTCATTTCCATAAAAGGAATATACTTTCAAGCAGAAGTGATGGGGCAACAGTTGACATGGGTGGTTCCTCATGGTCTAGGTTACCAG CACCCAGACGATGTTGATTACAGGGTAATGCAAACGTTTGTGGAGTTTTACACAACATTGCTGGGCTTCATTAACTTTAAATTGTACCATAGTATCAATCTTCACTACCCACCCAAG CTAGAGCTCGATGCAGCCACTCCAGTagatgaaaatgaagaaaacatgACAGAAAAAGAAAGATATCAAGAG AGACTGTCGGCCCTGTCCCAGACCCTCAGGTCTCTTGACGAGGGCGGGGGAGAGGAGGAGGTGCAGTTAGATGAGTTTCCAGCTGTGGAG ACGGATGACCCAGACAGAGTAGAGAAGGCCAAGGTAGAAGCAGAGAAAATCAAAAAGTTACAAAACTTGTTCAAAGGCCTGAAATTTTTCCTGAACAGAGAGGTACCAAGGGAAACATTGGTATTCATCATCAG GAGTTTTGGGGGAGAAGTTTCATGGCACAAATCCGTGGCTGTTGGTGCCACTTATCCCGAGTCAGACGAATCAATAACGCACCAGATAGTGGACAGGCCCCAGACCAAGAATCAGTATCTCTCCAG GTACTATGTGCAGCCACAGTGGGTGTTTGACTGTGTGAACAATACTTCCCTCCTTCCCATGGAGAGCTACTTCCCGGGAGCCACCCTCCCCCCTCATCTGTCTCCATTTGTGGAGGAGGCGGAAGGAGATTATGTGCCTCCGGAGAGACAGGCATTGATCAACAGACAACTAGGACTGCAGGAGGACTCGG GAGTAGAGGAAGATGAGGAAGGAAGTGAAGATGAAGAAGAGGATGAAGAAGAGGAGGAAGAAGAAGAAAGTGAGGAAGAGGAAGAAGAACCAG agAAAGGTCgaggaaaaagaaaaagaaaacatgagACTGAGGCAGCAACTGCAGATCAAGCTAAG AAGTTGAACATGTCAGTAGAGGCTGGTGCTCCTGAGAATTTCAATGTGGAACAAAAACTCCAGCGACAGACGATGGAGGAAAGAAGACTGGCAGAAATGATGATTCCAAAGAAAAAGAAGCGCCTGTATGATAAGATCATGTTCGCCAAGAAGAAGAAAAACCAGGAG ACAAGGAAACTAAAAGAAAAACGGGAGGCCATAGAGACGCAGAAGAAGTCTGAGAgtaagaaaaagaagaaaaagcaATAA